In a genomic window of Suricata suricatta isolate VVHF042 chromosome 12, meerkat_22Aug2017_6uvM2_HiC, whole genome shotgun sequence:
- the ATCAY gene encoding caytaxin isoform X2 produces the protein MRKLRPSSDCPVKPPCGSPSGLSPAASRHLSSVPMGTTEATLRMENVDVKEEWQDEGLPRPLPEETGMDPLGSPTEDTSSPPNTLNFGGAHRKRKTLVAPEINISLDQSEGSLLSDDFLDTPDDLDINVDDIETPDETDSLEFLGNGNELEWEDDTPVAAAKNMPGDSADLFGDGAAEDGGATNGRLWRTVIIGEQEHRIDLHMIRPYMRVVTHGGYYGEGLNAIIVFAACFLPDSSSPDYHYVMENLFLYVISSLELLVAEDYMIVYLNGATPRRRMPGIGWLKKCYQMIDRRLRKNLKSLIIVHPSWFIRTVLAISRPFISVKFINKIQYVHSLEDLEQLIPMEHVQIPECVRQ, from the exons atgaggaaactgaggcccagcag TGACTGTCCCGTGAAACCTCCGTGTGGCTCTCCATCAGGACTCAGCCCTGCTGCAAGCCGGCACCTCTCCTCCGTTCCCATGGGGACCACTGAAGCCACACTCCGGATGGAGAACGTGGACGTGAAGGAGGAATGGCAGGACGAAGGTCTTCCCAG GCCACTCCCGGAAGAGACGGGGATGGACCCGCTTGGCAGCCCCACAGAAGACACATCCT CCCCTCCCAACACCCTGAACTTCGGCGGAGCTCACCGTAAGCGGAAGACGCTGGTCGCCCCCGAGATCAACATTTCGCTGGATCAGAGCGAGGGCTCCCTGCTCTCCGACGACTTCCTGGACACGCCCGACGACCTGGACATCAACGTGGACGACATCGAGACCCCGGACGAGACCGACTCGCTGGAGTTCCTGGGGAACGGCAACGAGCTGGAGTGGGAGG ACGACACGCCCGTGGCCGCCGCCAAGAACATGCCCGGAGACAGCGCGGATCTGTTTGGGGACGGCGCGGCCGAGGACGGCGGGGCCACCAACGGGCGGCTGTGGCGGACGGTGATCATCGGAGAGCAAGAGCACCGGATCGACCTGCACATGATCCGACCGTACATGAGGGTGGTGACCCACGGAG GGTACTATGGCGAGGGCCTCAACGCCATCATCGTGTTTGCTGCCTGCTTCCTCCCGGACAGCAGCTCCCCCGACTACCACTACGTCATGGAGAACCTCTTCCT GTACGTCATCAGCAGCCTGGAACTGCTGGTGGCCGAGGATTACATGATCGTCTACCTGAACGGAGCCACCCCGCGGCGGAGGATGCCTGGCATCGGCTGGCTGAAGAAATGCTACCAGATGATCGACAGGAG GTTGCGGAAAAACCTCAAGTCCCTCATCATCGTGCACCCGTCCTGGTTCATCCGCACCGTGCTCGCCATCTCCCGGCCCTTCATCAG CGTCAAGTTCATCAACAAGATCCAGTACGTGCACAGCCTGGAGGACCTGGAGCAGCTCATCCCCATGGAGCATGTGCAGATCCCCGAGTGCGTGCGGCAGTGA
- the ATCAY gene encoding caytaxin isoform X1, with the protein MGTTEATLRMENVDVKEEWQDEGLPRPLPEETGMDPLGSPTEDTSSPPNTLNFGGAHRKRKTLVAPEINISLDQSEGSLLSDDFLDTPDDLDINVDDIETPDETDSLEFLGNGNELEWEDDTPVAAAKNMPGDSADLFGDGAAEDGGATNGRLWRTVIIGEQEHRIDLHMIRPYMRVVTHGGYYGEGLNAIIVFAACFLPDSSSPDYHYVMENLFLYVISSLELLVAEDYMIVYLNGATPRRRMPGIGWLKKCYQMIDRRLRKNLKSLIIVHPSWFIRTVLAISRPFISVKFINKIQYVHSLEDLEQLIPMEHVQIPECVRQYEEERLKARRESARLQPEFVLPRSEEKPEAAPPEDRPVPATEDQETSMS; encoded by the exons ATGGGGACCACTGAAGCCACACTCCGGATGGAGAACGTGGACGTGAAGGAGGAATGGCAGGACGAAGGTCTTCCCAG GCCACTCCCGGAAGAGACGGGGATGGACCCGCTTGGCAGCCCCACAGAAGACACATCCT CCCCTCCCAACACCCTGAACTTCGGCGGAGCTCACCGTAAGCGGAAGACGCTGGTCGCCCCCGAGATCAACATTTCGCTGGATCAGAGCGAGGGCTCCCTGCTCTCCGACGACTTCCTGGACACGCCCGACGACCTGGACATCAACGTGGACGACATCGAGACCCCGGACGAGACCGACTCGCTGGAGTTCCTGGGGAACGGCAACGAGCTGGAGTGGGAGG ACGACACGCCCGTGGCCGCCGCCAAGAACATGCCCGGAGACAGCGCGGATCTGTTTGGGGACGGCGCGGCCGAGGACGGCGGGGCCACCAACGGGCGGCTGTGGCGGACGGTGATCATCGGAGAGCAAGAGCACCGGATCGACCTGCACATGATCCGACCGTACATGAGGGTGGTGACCCACGGAG GGTACTATGGCGAGGGCCTCAACGCCATCATCGTGTTTGCTGCCTGCTTCCTCCCGGACAGCAGCTCCCCCGACTACCACTACGTCATGGAGAACCTCTTCCT GTACGTCATCAGCAGCCTGGAACTGCTGGTGGCCGAGGATTACATGATCGTCTACCTGAACGGAGCCACCCCGCGGCGGAGGATGCCTGGCATCGGCTGGCTGAAGAAATGCTACCAGATGATCGACAGGAG GTTGCGGAAAAACCTCAAGTCCCTCATCATCGTGCACCCGTCCTGGTTCATCCGCACCGTGCTCGCCATCTCCCGGCCCTTCATCAG CGTCAAGTTCATCAACAAGATCCAGTACGTGCACAGCCTGGAGGACCTGGAGCAGCTCATCCCCATGGAGCATGTGCAGATCCCCGAGTGCGTGCGGCA GTACGAAGAGGAGAGGCTCAAGGCCAGGAGGGAGAG TGCCAGGCTGCAGCCCGAGTTCGTCCTGCCCAGGTCTGAGGAGAAGCCGGAGGCGGCGCCGCCAGAGGACAG